A stretch of the Streptomyces venezuelae genome encodes the following:
- a CDS encoding ricin-type beta-trefoil lectin domain protein has product MAHTTPRLRSTFAALAAFAAALGGMTAITPMAQAAPVPAAAVTSLSPELEAIRAAEAVKIYGDSAIRPMDQRKTGLISLGDSEISGEGVGNYDPPTNTPDNQCHRSPETAIHRTGIQADLTFNVACSGAYTGNIRIGGHKQWADELVQSDSLAIKARNTKIKMVLLVAGANDDLQFGPVMTDCVTRWVLSQGTCEPKYAPGWQARVDGLRPKVEATVADLRTVMRDAGYADSDYKLVVMGYPSPIGPDFHDNPDFPGKLPGGCAGYDSDATWGRNHAVPAFEKGMREAARNSGAIYLDNSRLFHGHEVCMENTWARGLYLDLGDHFPWDEHTARQSFHPNARGHAAFASCLTQLYASGLREASCADPASTGTPVLTAGAWDDLYKPLKNQATGTCLDAKGGASANGTAVLGWDCHGGRNQGWWYDGTQQSVHLELTHDRCLDAPGAAYGAGTALIIWNCHGGANQNFVRDGATLRPAAAPGMCLTLAAPKEPLRLQPCNGSANQSFA; this is encoded by the coding sequence ATGGCGCATACGACACCCAGACTCAGATCTACCTTCGCCGCCCTCGCGGCGTTCGCGGCTGCCCTCGGGGGCATGACCGCCATCACCCCCATGGCCCAGGCGGCACCCGTGCCCGCCGCGGCCGTCACCTCGCTCTCACCGGAACTGGAGGCCATCCGGGCCGCCGAAGCGGTGAAGATCTACGGTGACTCCGCGATCCGTCCGATGGACCAGCGCAAGACCGGGCTCATCTCGCTCGGCGACAGCGAGATCTCGGGCGAGGGCGTGGGCAACTACGACCCGCCGACCAACACGCCGGACAACCAGTGCCACCGGTCACCGGAGACCGCGATCCACCGGACCGGAATCCAGGCCGACCTCACCTTCAACGTGGCCTGTTCCGGCGCCTACACGGGCAATATCCGGATCGGCGGCCACAAGCAGTGGGCCGACGAGCTGGTGCAGAGCGACAGCCTCGCCATCAAGGCCCGCAACACGAAGATCAAGATGGTGCTGCTGGTCGCCGGGGCCAACGACGACCTCCAGTTCGGGCCGGTGATGACCGACTGCGTGACCCGCTGGGTGCTCAGCCAGGGCACCTGCGAACCGAAGTACGCCCCCGGCTGGCAGGCCCGGGTCGACGGCCTCCGGCCCAAGGTCGAGGCGACCGTCGCCGACCTCAGGACCGTCATGCGCGACGCCGGCTACGCCGACTCCGACTACAAGCTGGTCGTGATGGGCTACCCCAGCCCCATCGGCCCCGACTTCCACGACAACCCCGACTTCCCCGGCAAGCTGCCGGGCGGCTGCGCGGGCTACGACTCCGACGCCACCTGGGGCCGCAACCACGCCGTGCCCGCCTTCGAGAAGGGCATGCGGGAGGCCGCCCGCAACTCCGGCGCGATCTACCTGGACAACTCGCGGCTGTTCCACGGCCACGAGGTGTGCATGGAGAACACCTGGGCCCGCGGCCTCTACCTGGACCTCGGGGATCACTTCCCCTGGGACGAGCACACCGCCCGCCAGTCCTTCCACCCCAACGCCCGCGGCCACGCGGCCTTCGCCTCCTGCCTCACCCAGCTCTACGCCTCCGGGCTGCGCGAGGCCTCCTGCGCCGACCCGGCCTCCACCGGCACCCCGGTGCTCACCGCCGGAGCCTGGGACGACCTCTACAAGCCGCTGAAGAACCAGGCGACGGGCACCTGCCTGGACGCCAAGGGCGGAGCCAGCGCCAACGGCACCGCGGTCCTGGGCTGGGACTGCCACGGCGGTCGCAACCAGGGCTGGTGGTACGACGGCACGCAGCAGTCGGTGCACCTCGAACTCACCCACGACCGCTGCCTGGACGCACCGGGCGCCGCCTACGGTGCGGGCACCGCCCTGATCATCTGGAACTGCCACGGCGGCGCCAACCAGAACTTCGTCCGCGACGGAGCCACCCTCCGGCCGGCCGCCGCCCCGGGCATGTGCCTCACGCTCGCGGCGCCGAAGGAACCGCTCCGGCTCCAGCCCTGCAACGGCTCCGCGAACCAGAGCTTCGCGTAA
- a CDS encoding class II fumarate hydratase — MTDDQLPQFRIEHDSMGEVRVPAHARWRAQTQRAVENFPISGQRLERAHIAALAEIKAAAARVNVRLGVLDPETGEAVAGAAAEVAEGRWDEHFPVDVFQTGSGTSSNMNANEVIATLATERLGREVHPNDHVNASQSSNDVFPSSVHIAATAAVTGELIPALEHLATALEDKSAEFADVVKAGRTHLMDATPVTLGQEFGGYAAQIRYGVERLHAVLPRLAELPLGGTAVGTGINTPPGFSAAVIAEVAAATGLPLTEARNHFEAQGARDALVETSGMLRTIAVSLTKICNDLRWMASGPRTGLAEINLPDLQPGSSIMPGKVNPVVPEAVLMVAAQVTGNDTTLTVAGASGNFELNVMLPVMARNLLESVRLLGAASRLLADRTVAGITANADRAREYAESSPSVVTPLNRYIGYEEAAKVAKRSLAERKTIREVVLESGYIERGDLTLEELDRALDVLRMTHP; from the coding sequence ATGACCGACGACCAGCTCCCGCAGTTCCGCATCGAACACGACTCCATGGGCGAAGTACGGGTTCCCGCCCACGCCCGGTGGCGCGCCCAGACCCAGCGGGCGGTGGAGAACTTCCCGATCTCCGGGCAGCGCCTGGAGCGCGCCCACATCGCCGCCCTGGCCGAGATCAAGGCCGCCGCCGCCCGGGTCAACGTCCGGCTCGGGGTTCTCGACCCGGAGACCGGCGAGGCCGTCGCGGGCGCCGCGGCGGAGGTGGCCGAAGGCCGCTGGGACGAGCACTTTCCGGTGGACGTCTTCCAGACCGGCTCCGGCACCTCCTCCAACATGAACGCCAACGAGGTGATCGCGACCCTGGCGACCGAGCGGCTCGGTCGCGAGGTCCATCCCAACGACCACGTCAACGCCTCGCAGAGCTCCAACGACGTATTTCCCTCTTCCGTCCACATCGCCGCCACCGCGGCCGTCACGGGTGAGCTGATCCCCGCCCTGGAGCACCTCGCCACCGCGCTGGAGGACAAGTCGGCCGAGTTCGCCGACGTGGTCAAGGCCGGCCGTACGCATCTGATGGACGCCACGCCGGTCACCCTGGGACAGGAGTTCGGCGGGTACGCCGCCCAGATCCGCTACGGGGTCGAGCGGCTGCACGCCGTGCTGCCCCGGCTCGCCGAGCTGCCGCTGGGCGGGACCGCCGTCGGCACCGGTATCAACACCCCGCCCGGATTCTCCGCGGCCGTGATCGCCGAAGTGGCCGCGGCCACCGGACTGCCGCTCACCGAGGCCCGGAACCACTTCGAGGCCCAGGGCGCGCGGGACGCGCTGGTGGAGACCTCCGGCATGCTCCGGACCATCGCGGTCTCGCTCACCAAGATCTGCAACGACCTCCGCTGGATGGCCTCCGGACCGCGCACCGGATTGGCCGAAATCAATCTGCCGGATCTCCAGCCGGGGTCCTCGATCATGCCCGGAAAGGTCAATCCGGTGGTCCCGGAGGCCGTCCTCATGGTCGCCGCGCAGGTGACCGGGAACGACACCACGCTCACCGTGGCGGGCGCGTCCGGCAATTTCGAACTCAATGTGATGCTCCCCGTGATGGCCCGCAACCTGCTGGAATCCGTACGCCTGCTCGGCGCGGCGAGCCGCCTGCTGGCCGACCGGACGGTCGCCGGAATCACCGCGAACGCGGACCGGGCCAGGGAGTACGCCGAGTCCTCGCCCTCCGTGGTGACCCCCCTGAACCGGTACATCGGATACGAGGAGGCGGCCAAGGTCGCCAAGAGGTCGCTCGCGGAACGGAAGACGATCCGGGAGGTGGTGCTCGAATCCGGCTACATCGAGCGCGGCGACCTCACCCTGGAGGAGCTCGACCGGGCCCTTGACGTGCTGCGGATGACCCACCCCTGA
- a CDS encoding ATP-binding SpoIIE family protein phosphatase, giving the protein MTEYPTSHDGPQPAAAGSSDVPGPRRARRGARGQAAPGSAVGAQSMPGTTGPGSRSDRAGPVDPGDLGHGKAPAPADDDPAGARARDGLAQDAAAGPAAGAGPGPGRGAASGAAPEAARATPGGTDGPEPGPETVPASRPAGGTPGGGHRGRAEAARQARDAAAARKAAQAGLPGPRGGTAAARTPAAAHAAASAAGSAAGPAAGPDRPGPGPELPDGPSPAGAAAAVGATGSGAGGAIPAAADVTAARREGDRLRFVGAATRRIARGIDLDEIVLGLCRATVPTFSDAILVYLRDPLPVGDERPVGPVVLRLRRTDRLRPIDELGSGLEATGTAAATGAAGELDFSQLPLLGPQGDLPAAELCEIRPGGALAEVLRGVRPVFGSSAAARAALPELLGADHPVPRGQRAVLAPLRGRRRVIGAAVFLRSPERPAFEPNDLLVAAQLATHTALGIDKAVLYGREAYIADELQRTMLPDSLPQPTGVRLASRYLPAAETARVGGDWYDAIPLPGSRVALVVGDVMGHSMTSAAIMGQLRTTAQTLAQLDLPPGEVLHHLDEQAQRLGSDRMATCLYAVYDPVSHRITIANAGHPPPVLLHLGGRAEVLRVPPGAPIGVGGVDFEAVELDAPAGATLLLYTDGLVESRLRDVWTGIEQLRERLAATAQLTGLDHPPPLEALCDDVLDMLGPGDRDDDIALLAARFDGIAPSDVAYWFLDPEETAPGRARRFARRALSRWGLEELTDSLELLVSEVVTNAVRYAERPVTLRLLRTDVLRCEVGDDSPQLPRQRRARDTDEGGRGLFLVNRMARRWGATRLSSGKVVWFELGLPGGRDRH; this is encoded by the coding sequence GTGACGGAGTACCCCACGTCCCACGACGGCCCGCAGCCTGCCGCGGCGGGCAGCTCCGACGTGCCCGGGCCGCGGCGGGCGCGGCGGGGTGCGCGGGGCCAGGCCGCGCCCGGCTCCGCCGTGGGCGCGCAGAGCATGCCGGGCACCACCGGGCCGGGCAGCCGCAGCGACCGGGCCGGCCCGGTCGACCCCGGCGACCTCGGCCACGGAAAGGCCCCGGCCCCGGCCGACGACGATCCGGCCGGAGCGCGGGCCCGCGACGGGCTCGCCCAGGACGCGGCTGCGGGCCCGGCCGCGGGCGCCGGCCCCGGCCCGGGCCGGGGCGCGGCTTCCGGAGCGGCCCCCGAGGCGGCCCGGGCGACTCCCGGCGGCACCGACGGCCCGGAGCCCGGCCCCGAGACGGTCCCGGCATCCCGGCCGGCCGGCGGAACCCCCGGCGGCGGCCACCGCGGCCGTGCGGAGGCCGCCCGGCAGGCCCGTGACGCCGCAGCCGCCCGGAAGGCCGCCCAGGCCGGTCTGCCGGGCCCGCGCGGCGGGACGGCAGCCGCCCGTACCCCGGCAGCCGCGCATGCCGCCGCCTCCGCGGCCGGCTCCGCCGCCGGACCCGCGGCCGGCCCGGACCGCCCGGGTCCGGGCCCGGAGCTGCCCGACGGACCGTCACCGGCCGGTGCCGCGGCGGCGGTCGGCGCCACGGGCTCGGGTGCCGGGGGCGCCATACCGGCCGCTGCCGATGTCACGGCCGCCCGCCGCGAGGGCGACCGGCTGCGCTTCGTGGGCGCCGCGACCCGGCGGATCGCCCGCGGCATCGACCTCGACGAGATCGTGCTCGGCCTGTGCCGGGCCACCGTGCCGACCTTCTCCGACGCGATCCTCGTCTACCTGCGCGATCCGCTCCCGGTCGGCGACGAACGGCCGGTCGGCCCCGTCGTCTTAAGGCTGCGCCGCACCGACCGGCTGCGGCCGATCGACGAACTCGGCAGCGGGCTGGAAGCCACCGGGACCGCGGCGGCCACGGGGGCCGCCGGCGAGCTCGACTTCAGCCAGCTCCCCCTCCTCGGCCCGCAGGGCGACCTGCCCGCCGCCGAGCTGTGCGAGATCCGGCCCGGCGGGGCGCTCGCCGAGGTGCTGCGCGGCGTACGGCCCGTGTTCGGGTCCTCCGCCGCGGCCCGGGCCGCGCTGCCCGAGCTGCTCGGCGCCGACCATCCGGTGCCGCGCGGCCAGCGTGCCGTACTGGCGCCGCTGCGCGGCCGGCGGCGGGTGATCGGTGCCGCCGTGTTCCTGCGCAGCCCGGAGCGGCCCGCGTTCGAGCCCAACGACCTGCTGGTCGCCGCCCAGCTGGCCACCCACACCGCACTCGGCATCGACAAGGCGGTGCTGTACGGCCGCGAGGCCTACATCGCCGACGAGCTGCAGCGCACCATGCTGCCGGACTCGCTGCCGCAGCCGACCGGGGTGCGGCTGGCCTCCCGGTACCTGCCGGCCGCCGAGACCGCCCGGGTCGGCGGCGACTGGTACGACGCCATACCGCTGCCCGGCAGCCGGGTCGCGCTGGTGGTCGGCGACGTCATGGGCCATTCCATGACCTCCGCCGCGATCATGGGCCAGCTGCGGACCACCGCCCAGACCCTGGCCCAGCTGGACCTGCCGCCCGGCGAGGTCCTGCACCACCTCGACGAGCAGGCCCAGCGGCTGGGTTCGGACCGGATGGCGACCTGCCTGTACGCCGTGTACGACCCGGTCTCGCACCGGATCACCATCGCCAACGCGGGACACCCGCCGCCGGTGCTGCTGCACCTCGGCGGCCGTGCCGAGGTGCTCCGGGTGCCGCCGGGCGCGCCCATCGGAGTCGGCGGGGTCGACTTCGAGGCCGTCGAGCTGGACGCACCGGCCGGGGCCACCCTGCTGCTGTACACCGACGGCCTGGTGGAGTCCCGGCTCCGGGACGTGTGGACCGGGATCGAGCAGCTGCGGGAACGGCTGGCGGCCACCGCCCAGCTGACCGGCCTGGACCATCCGCCGCCGCTGGAGGCCCTCTGCGACGACGTGCTCGACATGCTGGGACCCGGCGACCGGGACGACGACATCGCGCTGCTCGCCGCCCGCTTCGACGGGATCGCGCCCAGTGATGTGGCGTACTGGTTCCTCGACCCGGAGGAGACGGCTCCCGGCCGGGCCCGCCGGTTCGCCCGCCGGGCGCTGTCCCGGTGGGGTCTGGAGGAGCTGACCGATTCGCTGGAGCTGCTGGTCAGCGAGGTGGTGACCAATGCCGTCCGGTACGCGGAGCGGCCGGTGACGCTGCGTCTGCTGCGGACGGACGTACTGCGCTGCGAGGTCGGGGACGACTCCCCGCAGCTGCCCCGGCAGCGGCGGGCCCGGGACACCGACGAGGGCGGGCGCGGCCTGTTCCTGGTGAACCGGATGGCCCGGCGCTGGGGTGCGACCCGGCTGAGCAGTGGAAAGGTCGTCTGGTTCGAGCTCGGGCTGCCGGGCGGGCGCGACCGGCACTGA
- a CDS encoding transglycosylase domain-containing protein has protein sequence MGRAEARKAQKQRGARRAAKGAGKAGKKSGIRRLFTWKKILGTFFGLVLLCMAALVALYYSVEEPKNANADAILQSNVYKYADGSVMTRTGEKNREIVPLDRIPKEVQTAFIAIENKSFYKDRGIDIMGVARGAFVTVTGQGKAGGSTITQQYVKNYYLNQDQTATRKLKELVISLKVDQRMEKDDILAGYLNTSYFGRGAYGIQAASQAYYGVDVSKLNLEQGAYLAALLQAPSQYDWATAGPESKRRVMIRFNGVLSNMVEMGALDEARRQTLKFQEPIKPKPAPGTEGQKGYLLEAADAELRKQGLTDDQIKAGGWTITLNIDPKKQKALEKAVQDELESKLDRKDTKKRPIDQYVQAGATSVDPKTGAIVAMYGGTGQADKWSSNALRTDFQPGSTFKPVVLASALETKATTQDGKPITPNTIYNGDSRIPIVGASEPFAPQNQENKSYGPITVQEATNFSVNSAYAQMFVDARPAAVKKTALELGMADREGWPTESPAMSLGTMSANTVEMAGVYATFDRHGKKITPSIVKSAKHATREYRPMQPVGGQVISSETADTVTKVLTGVVKDGSGKTVRSSAYEAAAKTGTTESNVAAWFTAYTPELVTVVAMFGEEPGTGKQKTLTGTAGGGRAGGSSFPADIWRAYTLAALEGVDTGKFELDDAEMGEPATPPSRSTSPSNSASRTPENSPSTRSPQTGSPDPSGSTTRPDPTRSSSSKPPSPPSPPGPTKSTPTPPDPDPTDTAIKPPNP, from the coding sequence ATGGGCCGAGCAGAGGCGCGCAAAGCGCAGAAGCAGCGCGGCGCGCGGCGCGCGGCGAAGGGCGCCGGCAAGGCGGGCAAGAAGAGCGGCATACGACGGCTCTTCACCTGGAAGAAGATCCTCGGCACGTTCTTCGGGCTGGTCCTGCTCTGCATGGCCGCCCTCGTCGCGCTCTACTACTCGGTGGAAGAGCCCAAGAACGCCAACGCCGACGCGATCCTCCAGAGCAACGTCTACAAGTACGCCGACGGCAGCGTGATGACGCGCACCGGCGAGAAGAACCGCGAGATCGTGCCGCTCGACCGCATCCCGAAGGAAGTCCAGACCGCGTTCATCGCCATCGAGAACAAGTCCTTCTACAAGGACCGCGGCATCGACATCATGGGCGTGGCCCGGGGCGCCTTCGTCACCGTCACCGGCCAGGGCAAGGCCGGTGGTTCGACGATCACCCAGCAGTACGTCAAGAACTACTATCTGAACCAGGATCAGACGGCGACCCGCAAGCTCAAGGAACTGGTGATCTCCCTCAAGGTCGACCAGCGGATGGAGAAGGACGACATCCTCGCCGGCTACCTCAACACCAGCTACTTCGGCCGCGGCGCGTACGGCATCCAGGCCGCCTCCCAGGCCTACTACGGCGTCGACGTCTCCAAGCTGAACCTGGAACAGGGCGCCTACCTCGCCGCCCTCCTCCAGGCACCCAGCCAGTACGACTGGGCGACCGCCGGTCCGGAGAGCAAGCGGCGGGTCATGATCCGCTTCAACGGCGTGCTCTCCAACATGGTCGAGATGGGCGCCCTCGACGAGGCCCGGCGCCAGACGCTGAAGTTCCAGGAGCCGATCAAGCCCAAGCCGGCCCCCGGCACCGAGGGCCAGAAGGGCTACCTGCTCGAAGCCGCCGACGCCGAGCTCCGCAAGCAGGGCCTGACCGACGACCAGATCAAGGCCGGCGGCTGGACGATCACCCTCAACATCGACCCCAAGAAGCAGAAGGCGCTGGAGAAGGCCGTCCAGGACGAGCTGGAGTCCAAGCTCGACCGCAAGGACACCAAGAAGCGCCCGATCGACCAGTACGTCCAGGCCGGCGCCACCTCCGTGGACCCCAAGACCGGCGCCATCGTCGCCATGTACGGCGGCACCGGCCAGGCCGACAAGTGGTCCAGCAACGCCCTGCGCACCGACTTCCAGCCGGGCTCCACCTTCAAGCCGGTCGTGCTCGCCTCCGCACTGGAGACCAAGGCCACCACCCAGGACGGCAAGCCGATCACCCCGAACACGATCTACAACGGCGACAGCCGGATTCCGATCGTCGGCGCCAGCGAGCCCTTCGCCCCGCAGAACCAGGAGAACAAGAGCTACGGCCCGATCACCGTCCAGGAGGCCACGAACTTCTCGGTGAACTCCGCCTACGCCCAGATGTTCGTGGACGCCCGCCCGGCCGCCGTGAAGAAGACCGCCCTGGAGCTCGGCATGGCCGACCGCGAGGGCTGGCCCACGGAATCGCCGGCCATGTCGCTCGGCACCATGAGCGCCAACACCGTCGAGATGGCCGGCGTCTACGCCACCTTCGACCGGCACGGCAAGAAGATCACCCCGTCGATCGTGAAGTCGGCGAAGCACGCGACCCGCGAGTACCGGCCGATGCAGCCCGTCGGCGGCCAGGTGATCAGCAGCGAGACCGCCGACACCGTCACCAAGGTGCTCACCGGAGTGGTCAAGGACGGATCCGGCAAGACCGTCCGCAGCAGCGCCTACGAGGCCGCCGCCAAGACCGGTACCACCGAGTCCAACGTGGCCGCCTGGTTCACCGCGTACACCCCGGAACTGGTCACCGTGGTCGCGATGTTCGGCGAGGAGCCGGGCACCGGCAAGCAGAAGACCCTCACCGGTACCGCCGGCGGCGGCCGGGCCGGCGGCTCCAGCTTCCCCGCGGACATCTGGCGGGCCTACACCCTGGCCGCCCTCGAGGGCGTCGACACGGGCAAGTTCGAGCTGGACGACGCGGAGATGGGCGAGCCGGCCACCCCGCCGAGCCGCAGCACCTCCCCGTCCAACTCGGCCAGCCGTACGCCGGAGAACAGCCCGAGCACCCGCTCCCCGCAGACGGGCAGCCCGGACCCGAGCGGCTCCACGACCCGGCCCGACCCGACGCGCAGCAGCTCCTCCAAGCCGCCGTCGCCGCCGTCGCCGCCCGGGCCGACGAAGTCCACCCCGACTCCGCCGGACCCCGACCCGACGGACACGGCCATCAAGCCGCCCAACCCGTAA
- a CDS encoding ABC transporter ATP-binding protein — protein sequence MTPTGSLLTASALRKSYGPTHALDGAEFSIHPGEVVAVMGPSGSGKSTLLHCLAGIVTPDSGTITYAGRELTAMSDAERSALRRTEFGFVFQFGQLVPELTCLENVALPLRLAGTRRRQAEATALEWMDRLQVAEVQDKRPGEVSGGQGQRVAVARALVTAPRVVFADEPTGALDSLNGELVMQLLTEAARSANAAVVLVTHETRVAAYSDREIVVRDGRSRDMERIV from the coding sequence ATGACCCCCACGGGTTCCCTGCTCACCGCCTCCGCCCTGCGCAAGTCCTACGGACCCACGCACGCGCTCGACGGCGCCGAGTTCTCCATCCACCCCGGCGAGGTCGTCGCCGTGATGGGCCCCTCCGGCTCCGGCAAGTCGACCCTGCTGCACTGCCTCGCCGGCATCGTCACCCCCGACTCCGGGACCATCACCTACGCCGGCCGCGAGCTGACCGCCATGAGCGATGCCGAGCGCAGCGCCCTGCGCCGCACCGAGTTCGGCTTCGTCTTCCAGTTCGGCCAGCTCGTCCCCGAGTTGACCTGTCTGGAGAACGTCGCCCTGCCGCTCCGCCTGGCCGGCACCCGGCGCCGGCAGGCCGAGGCCACCGCACTGGAGTGGATGGACCGCCTCCAGGTCGCCGAGGTGCAGGACAAGCGGCCCGGCGAGGTGTCCGGCGGTCAGGGCCAGCGGGTCGCCGTGGCCCGCGCCCTGGTCACCGCCCCGCGCGTGGTCTTCGCCGACGAGCCCACCGGGGCCCTGGACTCCCTCAACGGCGAACTGGTGATGCAGCTGCTCACCGAGGCCGCCCGGTCCGCCAACGCCGCCGTGGTCCTGGTCACCCACGAGACCCGGGTGGCCGCCTACTCCGACCGCGAGATCGTGGTCCGCGACGGCAGGTCCCGCGATATGGAGCGGATCGTATGA
- a CDS encoding DUF402 domain-containing protein, which translates to MTGTDARDATHGTHWAPGEHILWRYRDHAPGLRGRVHICRPVTVVQDTDELLAVWMAPGTECVKPVLADGTPVHEEPLATRYTAPRTTARSQWFGGGVLKLARPADPWSVWLFWGDDWEFRSWYVNLESPRVRWDGGVDSEDHFLDISVYPDRTWLWRDEDEFAQAQRSGLIGPEEAAGVRAAGRAAVDLIKAWGPPFSSGWQDWRPDPSWDVPVLPEGWDRTPAHMTS; encoded by the coding sequence ATGACAGGTACCGACGCGCGGGACGCGACGCACGGCACGCACTGGGCGCCCGGGGAGCACATCCTCTGGCGCTACCGCGACCATGCGCCCGGCCTGAGGGGCCGGGTGCACATCTGCCGGCCGGTCACCGTGGTCCAGGACACGGACGAGCTGCTGGCCGTGTGGATGGCCCCGGGGACCGAATGCGTCAAACCCGTCCTGGCCGACGGCACTCCGGTGCACGAGGAACCGCTCGCCACCCGGTACACCGCCCCGCGCACCACGGCCCGCTCGCAGTGGTTCGGGGGCGGGGTACTGAAACTGGCCAGACCCGCCGACCCGTGGTCGGTGTGGCTGTTCTGGGGTGACGACTGGGAGTTCCGCAGCTGGTACGTGAACCTCGAGTCGCCGCGGGTGCGGTGGGACGGCGGGGTGGACTCCGAGGACCACTTCCTCGACATCTCCGTCTACCCGGACCGCACCTGGCTGTGGCGGGACGAGGACGAGTTCGCGCAGGCCCAGCGGTCCGGGCTGATCGGCCCGGAGGAAGCGGCCGGGGTCCGAGCGGCGGGCCGTGCCGCGGTGGACCTGATCAAGGCCTGGGGACCGCCGTTTTCCTCCGGCTGGCAGGACTGGAGACCCGATCCGAGCTGGGACGTTCCGGTTCTGCCCGAAGGCTGGGACCGCACCCCGGCGCATATGACCTCATGA
- a CDS encoding PadR family transcriptional regulator — translation MSIGHTLLGLLEAGPRHGYDLKRAFDEKFGHDKPLAYGQVYSTMSRLLKNGLVEVDGIEAGGGPERKRYAITDAGITDVEQWLAQPEKPEPYLQSTLYTKVVLALLTGRSAAELLDTQRAEHLRLMRILTTRKRKGDLADQLVCDHALFHLEADLRWLELTAARLEPLAKEVRR, via the coding sequence ATGTCCATCGGTCACACCCTCCTGGGCCTCCTCGAGGCCGGTCCCCGCCACGGCTACGACCTCAAGCGCGCCTTCGACGAGAAGTTCGGCCACGACAAGCCGCTCGCCTACGGGCAGGTCTACTCGACCATGTCCCGCCTCCTGAAGAACGGCCTCGTCGAGGTCGACGGCATCGAGGCCGGCGGCGGTCCGGAACGCAAGCGGTACGCCATCACCGACGCCGGCATCACCGATGTCGAGCAGTGGCTCGCCCAGCCCGAAAAGCCCGAGCCCTACCTCCAGTCCACCCTCTACACCAAGGTGGTCCTCGCGCTCCTCACCGGCCGCAGCGCCGCCGAGCTGCTGGACACCCAGCGGGCCGAGCACCTGCGCCTGATGCGCATCCTCACCACCCGCAAGCGCAAGGGCGACCTCGCCGACCAGCTCGTCTGCGACCACGCCCTGTTCCACCTCGAGGCCGACCTGCGCTGGCTGGAACTCACCGCCGCGCGCCTCGAACCGCTCGCGAAGGAGGTCCGCCGATGA
- a CDS encoding SPFH domain-containing protein has protein sequence MTDDVTDTTEARASANAASTMPEPQVREYPAHSVGGGLALLVGLVGVLAGVGLLVLGILASATAAKATLIPLGILVFFGAILAMSGLNMVEPGQARVVQLFGRYRGTIRTDGLRWVNPLTSREKISTRVRNHETAVLKVNDAYGNPIELAAVVVWKVQDTARAVFEVEDFTEFVETQTEAAVRHIAIEYPYDAHDEDGLSLRENAEEITEKLAAELHARVDAAGVQIIESRFTHLAYAPEIASAMLQRQQAGAVVAARKQIVEGAVGMVELALTRLSEEDIVDLDPERKAAMVSNLMVVLCGDRAAQPVVNTGTLYQ, from the coding sequence ATGACCGATGACGTGACCGACACGACCGAAGCCCGTGCGTCCGCGAACGCGGCCTCGACCATGCCCGAGCCGCAGGTACGGGAGTACCCCGCGCACAGCGTCGGCGGCGGACTGGCCCTGCTGGTCGGACTGGTCGGCGTACTCGCGGGGGTGGGCCTGCTGGTCCTCGGCATCCTCGCCTCGGCCACCGCCGCCAAGGCCACCCTGATCCCGCTGGGCATCCTGGTGTTCTTCGGCGCGATCCTCGCGATGAGCGGGCTGAACATGGTGGAACCCGGCCAGGCCCGGGTGGTCCAGCTGTTCGGCCGCTACCGGGGCACGATCCGCACCGACGGACTGCGCTGGGTGAACCCGCTGACCTCGCGGGAGAAGATCTCGACCCGGGTCCGCAACCACGAGACGGCCGTCCTGAAGGTCAACGACGCCTACGGCAACCCGATCGAGCTGGCCGCGGTCGTGGTGTGGAAGGTCCAGGACACCGCGCGGGCGGTGTTCGAGGTGGAGGACTTCACCGAGTTCGTGGAGACCCAGACCGAGGCCGCGGTCCGGCACATCGCCATCGAGTACCCCTACGACGCGCATGACGAGGACGGCCTGTCGCTCCGCGAGAACGCCGAGGAAATCACCGAGAAGCTGGCGGCGGAGCTGCACGCCCGGGTCGACGCGGCCGGTGTGCAGATCATCGAGTCCCGCTTCACGCATCTCGCGTACGCTCCGGAGATCGCCTCGGCGATGCTCCAGCGCCAGCAGGCCGGCGCCGTGGTGGCGGCCCGCAAGCAGATCGTCGAGGGCGCGGTGGGCATGGTCGAGCTGGCCCTGACCCGCCTGTCGGAGGAGGACATCGTGGACCTGGACCCGGAGCGCAAGGCCGCGATGGTCTCGAACCTGATGGTGGTCCTGTGCGGGGACCGCGCCGCCCAGCCCGTCGTCAACACGGGCACCCTGTACCAGTGA